In the Arachis hypogaea cultivar Tifrunner chromosome 20, arahy.Tifrunner.gnm2.J5K5, whole genome shotgun sequence genome, TGTCAGTTGCAAGGTACAACATGATTGCCGACGAAAGGCTGGGGAATTTGATATGGGCTGATGGTGCAAGCCGATCGGACTACCAATACTTTGGCAATGTGTTAGTCTTCGACTCTACTTACAGGAAAAACAAGTACAAGAGGCCCGTTGTTATTTTCTTTGGTGTAAATAACCACAAGCAAACGACAATTTTTGGGTTTGGGTTATTAATGGATGAAAGTGTTTCCTTGTATCGTTGGATGTTAGAGAATCTTTTAGAGGTGATGTGTCGGAAGAAGCCGTTGGTAGTTATAATAGATGGAGATATAGCGATGATTAAGGCTGTCAAGGAAGTTTTACCTGAAGCGATACACCGGTTGTGTGCATGGCATGTAGAGAGGAATGTTACCTCCAACATGAAGGACGAGAATTTGAAGGTCTTATTCAAGCGGTGGCTGTACTCGGAGATGGAGATTGCCGAATTTGAGGCGGATTGGGAGGATGTGCTTGAGGAGTTTGGGCTGAAGGATAGTTTGTGGGCCAACCAAATGCATGAGAAGAGAAAAATGTGGGCAAATGCGTACCTGTCCGACAAGTTTTGTGCGGGATTTCTAACGACATCACGCTGTGAGGGGATTAATGCATTCGTCAACAAGTTCTCCAAGTCAACCCACAGTATACTTGAGATGAGCCAGAACTTGGAACTAGCAGTACGCGAATATAGAAACAAGGAAATTCTCCTCCAATTCAACTGCATACACACTGTGCCTGTGATGACCACTTGTCTCAAATCAATCGAGTCTGTTGCCGCAAGGGTGTATACGAGGGAGGTGTTTTCGGATGTAAAGAAGGAAATAGAAAAGGCTAGAGCTGTTAATCTAGTGAGGAAAAGGAGGTGCCTCAACACCATGGTGTACACTTTAGAGGAGTATAGGAAACCGAACATGCTCATAATTGCATGTTTTGGTAGGGCGTCAAGAAAACTAGAATGCCAGTGTAACATTTGGCGAAAAATGGGTATCCTTGTAGACACATGTTCTTCATGATGAAAGCTGAGCACCTTGCAAAGATTCCAGAACCCTTAGTTCTGAAGCGATGGAGATTGGATGCAGAATCTTTAGACAAATATGTTGAGAATTGGGAGGAGTCAAGCGAGAGGGGTTACTTACTACGCCATGGTGCACTATATTCTGCATCACAGTGGCTATTTTTCCTTGGGTGATGTTTCACAAGGCAATGGATGGAATAGTTAGCCTGTGTGAAATCCTAGAGGCAGATTGTAAGTTTTGCACTTCAAGAGATGGGATAAAGGATGCGAAGGGTGTTGTTAAGGACCCAGAGGTTGTGAAATCAAAAGGAGCATCAAAGATAGAAAAGACTATGCATGGGAAGGGTAGGCGTTGCACCTGTTGCAAGCGCACTGGGCACACAAAGAGGAAATGTCCCGAAAGAAGGACCAGAAAGAACCCTCGAGCAGAGAACGATTGTGTCGATCCTTCACAAACGAAGGTACATGTAGTTGTAACACATCTTGAGTTAAATGTTGTTGTACTTACCCGTgagaaatataattagatattgttCGGTAACTtacttattttatcatatttcaattcaattgtggctAACACTTCTGGTATTGTGGGTTTTATTTGGTGCCACTAATGTTAGTTTTTGAGTTTAGACCCGAGGCGGTGTAAGCGTTATACTTGCATGTAAAAGGCAGAAGACTGTAGACATTGAAGACCTTCAAACCGTGGCCTCAAGCAACTATGACCTCCATTCAGGTGAAAAGAAATCCGAGACACCATCCAAAATGGATTGGGAGCAAGAGGTTAGGTTAACAGATAGGTTTGGATTATATTGAGCTTGAATTGAGTTGTTTAGGTTGCTGCATATTGTGCCTGATTTATTGAGTTTGAATTATATTCCCATATTTATGCACCTAAGTTGAATCtgattgttgttgctgttgctaTAGGTGATGGAGTTATTCCCCCAAGTTCAGGCAGGTTCCAACATAGACATCGGAAATAAGGGTATATAGGATGGTGGTTAGGACACTTACCTTGCTGAGCATCATGGTATATGTGTTTAGGACCTTATGTGGACTGGGGTAAGTTTTTAGCACGTGGACACTAATTTTaccttttatatattttgttattattacaTTGTGTCTTTGTCGAAGCACTTGCATAACATTGGACATTAATCTTACCTTAACTCTATGTTGTACAAATTATGTCATATATTTGTCTATGTTGCACAAATTATGTCATATATTTGTCAATGCACTTGCATAACATTTTTAATATGCTGGTTAATTATGATACAATAAAATTGATCACATTAATCATGCCTCTGAAGTCATCATTGTGAATTCTATTCACTTATATATCCTGTCGTTATCTTTTCATTTGCCAAAActttaaaaatatgaattaaagacATTTAGAAACTAGGTATGCTAACAGGATGAACGGGGAGAATTCTTCCTGCTTTCACATGAAGCGGTTGGCTTCTTGAATTGTGGTAGCGTTATAGGGACTAAGGGTTTgaatccataaaatttcaaaagatTGTTCACTAATATAAAAAGCAGCGTGAAATTAATCACTCAAAATGTtcatttaattatgtaaaatagtaTGGAATAAAATTGTATCATTTAAAATTAACTACTCATAAGAAGGTAAGAGATTGATATAGCTAAAACTAATGGCTCATTCAAAAACTCGTATCTACTCTAATTCCTCGCATGTATCTACGTTTCTGACTAGTTCCTTCTCATGTTTCACAATAAAAGAATATgcgtatatttatttaaatacattcatataattttcaaattaaaagaatatacttatttaaaataataattacgtttatttaaatttcaaaaaacttaaaataataagagtatgtttatttaaaatattaaaatttaaaattttaaataaacctactcatattaattttaattttttatttaaaataatacgaatatatttatttaaattaaaaaattaaaataataagagtacatttatttaaaacattttaatttaaaaataatataagtgtatttatttttttgttaaaaattaacaACCGTTGTTTTTTTTAAATCgagtaaatataattaatcatatgagtacaataatatgaatatataaaattttataaatcattaatttaaattatatctatttaaataagGCAGGCAGTGTTTGTTGTACATATAATTAACCACACTGAAACTAAATAAGGCATAACCAAAATACATAATTGCACCTATTAAATTATTAATGCCTGTGAATGTTATACCGCTACATTAGACACCGAACACTACACCAAGAGactagaatatatccaaaatacaACCCATATAGCAATAGACAGAAATTAATACAAAAGAGTTTCTGCTCGCTGGGTACACTGTGATCTTTAGGACTAGATAGTGAGGCTTTGACTGGGTGAGGTTGTCTTGGCAGATTCTTCCT is a window encoding:
- the LOC112785761 gene encoding protein FAR-RED IMPAIRED RESPONSE 1-like; the protein is MAGVAGGYSLFGFLKKDAYNYADKARWAKIVDGDANAALVYLEGKDDSDSMSVARYNMIADERLGNLIWADGASRSDYQYFGNVLVFDSTYRKNKYKRPVVIFFGVNNHKQTTIFGFGLLMDESVSLYRWMLENLLEVMCRKKPLVVIIDGDIAMIKAVKEVLPEAIHRLCAWHVERNVTSNMKDENLKVLFKRWLYSEMEIAEFEADWEDVLEEFGLKDSLWANQMHEKRKMWANAYLSDKFCAGFLTTSRCEGINAFVNKFSKSTHSILEMSQNLELAVREYRNKEILLQFNCIHTVPVMTTCLKSIESVAARVYTREVFSDVKKEIEKARAVNLVRKRRHMFFMMKAEHLAKIPEPLVLKRWRLDAESLDKYVENWEESSERGYLLRHGALYSASQWLFFLG